From the Lytechinus variegatus isolate NC3 chromosome 5, Lvar_3.0, whole genome shotgun sequence genome, the window GACCAAGTAGAGTCATTGTTGTGTTTTAAAAGATTAATGATCTTTATAAGTTGGCATTATACATGTTTATGTTCTCTTTTGAACTGAGTTTGGATAtaaagttgaaaataaaaatgtgttttgacTTAGAATGTGTGCAAATTGTGTCTGAATTATTttaaactgggggggggggggggatcatagggatgggggggggagtcaaataGTCAATCGGGGTTAGTATATGTAgagtaaacaaacaaaatggcTACATAATGAGTAAACATATTTCTTATCAATGTTTGTTTCTGTATATGTGCATGTGTGCAAGTATCAATGGGTGTTTATACGTCCGTGAGTTGTGTTGGTGTGTACATGTAAGGGGGGAGGGGTTAGTGgagaataatgaataattatgaaattaatcTAAAACCTGTAATGATCACTGTATGAGgggaaataatgaaatcaataaTTAAGCTAATGGTAATAATCACTGTTTATCATACCCCCTAACCCAtccccatccccccccaaaaaaaaagggggagggcaaAAAAGGAGAATAGGTATGCTAAAATCACACATCCACATCACCACAAACACATACAAAGTTGGTGTTGTTTTCATGCATGGCCGATTACACACAATGTGACCTCCCACAAGCCCAAgtcaaacaaattatttattattgacaggtattgattgattgatttattcaaCCATTTATTCgatcattaatttctttattaatttttctattcatttagtcatttatctattcatttatttattcatattcattcattcatcctgttcattcatttattcatttgtttaatttttcaggTATCAATCTATTatagattcatttattttcttcttatttcattctaatttgCTAGATATATCTGTCTTTCCATCCTATCTATttgtttatctatctatctatatgtctatCACTCTATCTGTTTTCTATTTATCTaaaatttatctatctatccatctactAAGTACTAACGTTTAGTATTCGTTTTCATTTCATCTCCAGAGGCTGTATCGTTAGCAGGAGATCGTAAGAATGAAATCATGCATATGCATTACTATCATGCAAGATATACAagcttatgaatattcataattttcgtACCAAGCGTTAAGCATGCACGAATCCCgagtttcgtacgtacgcacgtacgtacgtacgcgcacatagcctagagtcagtagatctagagaatcgacacaagaggagaatcgacacaagtagtgtggaaatttgctgttaaacagacgaccgtttgtaacaagacaagaaaagcaaggagagaagacggtgagaatgaaattgaaacgatctaaggatatcaaaggggttagaatttaatgaagaaatgaggttattttgatcgtgatatagacggtcagacccacatacgtgttttactgttattgctggcggcgtgtggcggtatccatagataggtgttctggatataaccacacgcgtgtggctggatggtaaagacacacgcgtgtggctgtatacactgccttatTTGGAAGTCAGGCAAAAGAAATGGGAGTGTATGGAAATGGAGGTTTACGTAGTAAAGTAATACGGGATGGGCCCCGAACCCCGGCAAACACATCACCATTGCAAGTGagatcaaaacatgaaaatgaacttaacttacttttattcttatggaatgtcattaagttaatattgatgttccctccaagattttctgctccaatgaagttcactcagaaatcacgatttcgaacatcaattctataAACAGATGATTAGTCGAGCTATTTCGTTGTAGAAACTGGAAATTCGCAGAGTCCGAAAGAACAACACTTCGCACAGATCTCGTAGGGAATTGTGGGATCGAAAAAACGTGTTTAAttcatatatatgaataaaacattagcgtcttagccaatcagagaAGTGCATTTTGCGTAATTTGACGtcattcttatgaataaaacattgacCCTCCAAAATCATTCTTCAAATTGTCCGCCGGCAGCCATATTGGctgtgtacaaaacctatgggaaataaaaacgcgcgaaaagagttacctctctagctcccttcgggagcttacgtatacgtaagatcgtatctctgtgatTCTCCCCTGGTACCATATACGGTACAAGAGGATGTGGCTCTGCTGATTAATACGACGAATAAcgttttattttgtaaattatttgtTGATAAGATTGGACTAAAACTGGTTgagaggagagaaaatgttGAAGTATTATGAAGAATCTGAAGAGATACTGCACGTCACAGACGGCAGACGAAGTAGAGATAAACAGAGATATAGGATGAGTAAGACTAAACATCTGCTTGCGTAAAATTTCGCTAGGGGTATTAAACCTCTTGATTGTATTTTCCTTTTATTAAATGGTTTGTTATTTCAatcccccctcctctctctcttgttGCGTATATTACAGCCCCCTTCCAATTTATGTCAAGTCAAACCCTCTCCTCTTGGCTTTTTATTATGTAAGGTAGTCTGGTCTCTCTAACTCTCGCTTATTATTAaacgacaagtccacccaaacaaaatgttgatttgaataacgagcgaaaaatccaacaagcataacactgcaaatttcatcaaaatcggatgtaaaataagaaacctatgacattttaaagtttcgcttaatttcacaaaacagttatatgcacatcctggctggtatgcaaatgaggagactatgatgtcatccactcacgatttcttttgtattttattgtatgatatattctaactttctcctcattttcaagtgatacgattaattcctccctgaacatgtggaattagaattgtttattaCTATATgcttcagtcaagttggtccttattgtcaaatctatacaaaatgaaatattgtacaattcaaacaataaaaaacaaaacaaatagtgaatgatggacatcattgactgactcacctagttgtgcatatgactgttttgtgaaaaataagagaaacttatgtcataactttcttattttacataagattttgatgatatCTTCAGCGCCATGCTAgtttatttttcactatttattGAAGTTAGCATTTTcctggagtggacttgacctttaattgtaAGACCCTCCTCTCCTCCATTTCTTGGTATAAAAACTTCTCACCTTTTAATTTACTCCTTCATCTTGCTCTGAATATCTCTATTCCACTGCTCTCTCTTCTTGATGCACTGCTATCTCTTTCTCTATTGTCTTGttgtttctttcctttttttctctccgttTCCTCTCTCCCTTTCAACCCTcgtatatatttatgtatatcccacCATCTCCTCTCTCTTGTATAAGTCTGTTATTTCCTCTCATCTCTCTTGCATTAATTACAATCTCCCCCCTCTTGTATATTtgtccctctccctctctctttaatTCTCTCCCATTATTCTcccttttatatatattttaatttcttcCCTACTCCATTTCTACCTACTTTGATCTCTTTCCActcttaaccctaattctccgggGGGGACCATAAtggcccccctcaacaattttcgcgatatatctgccgcgcgaaattttttcacctcgcagctcactgactttttacattcaagtctcgcgcaaattttgagaccaaagttgtgacgcccgggtacacAGTTACGACATttcgcaacattatgcaagtgcatgttagaccccaaaattgctcataaacgtgatttcatgtacaaatccaatgcaaattgcgtatttagccaaaattcataaatgtatcattatttctacttttactgattaaacttaattaattttgccttatgatcagaattatgtctggaacaatttccattgataaaacaataaaaaacaaaaagtaaaaaaacaaagaaatacataagaaattcataaaacaataaaacaataagaaatttatttccaaaccaaagtttttttgaattacgattgttaagaatgctacaaagaaaatttttaccaaaaattagcattctaggagctttatttagtgaattagagcaaaaagtatgatttatgcataaattagcataattaattcatataaaatctcattattttggaaaattttaccatacagccttgtagattacatcgcacactaccagcgtgcaaatttttgcgtcgctcacAATCGgcggctgagatcttaagggggggcccataatggccccccccccgggaatgacaagaatcaaaataccccgggagatttagggttaaaatatGTGCTACTATCTCTTCCATGTCTTTAAAtctgcatacattcgtaattctgaagctttgttattccgaaggttcgttaatccgaaaacgaaatgaggtttgtaattccgaaggttcattagtctgaaaacgaaatgattaacgaaccttatttcgctttcggacttactaaccttatttcgttttcggatcaacaaaccttcggaacaacaaaccttatatcgttttcggattaatgaaccttcagaattacgagccttaatttgtttttggattaccgaaccttcggaaaatcggcacaaatgttcggattaatgaaccctttTAATTTATCGGATTaatgaacatcgaggtataggcaatttacgagtttcagaattacgaacgttcggaataaagaaccttcggaattacaaagtgtaaccCTTCAAATTCCCATTGCCCCCCTTTCCCTTTCCAGTCGTAATGACTCcataaatgacatttcattcacCAATGAACAACTCATACTAGTTActatatattaaaaattgtttAATGCATTTCACAATTTGAAGAATCCCACTCCTATCTTCTTCAGATACTGCATGAAACcactaaatatatatttcacatgaaatagTGCCCTCAATTACATACAATAAGCACCCATAAAGTAATGAGCCAGCCAAGTTAAAGTAGTTTTTCAGATAAATCAAAGATGAATGAAATTCAATATTCAAAGAGATCTCACTTATGCATAGTGCACCTGGATGTAAATATCACTCAAAACTAAAGTATAAATATCTGACATATGTATTGTCTGCAACATATTCATGATGCTGTTTGACTCTCAGATATTAAATGCAAGAAAATGgaaacaatttttattcatgttactttttttcttgtatcAAGAGGGAAGCACAATCtggacataatttttttaaggggaggggggtgtAGAATAAATACAAGTATGTCATTTTAGattcatcacattttttttctcggtgggggggggggacttattATTGAGCTCAATCTCttactaaataaacaaaatgtgtatTACTTGTTTGGAACttaaatgtttttgaaatgattataCATGAACCCTGCCAAATAATATAACAGGATAAAGTTTTATATGGTTTTTGCCAAGTTTTTCTCAGGGCAGGAGAGGGGAGGGACATGAACATTACTTAATTTCCAGATTGCAAAAGTAAAACTCATATTGAAGACTTTTCTGGGGGTTTCCCCTAAAGACTGGACAaagtttatgcaaattatgttCATTAACAGACTAATAGATTTGCATCATTAAGGTTGACCAAATACGCTTTCGAAGGCTTCCACATTTATGACACGTCCAAACGGCAGGGTGAAATAAAGGATATCCTTTGTGCTGTATCTCTCCAACTTTAAGAGTACATCATCTGCTCTATTGCTTCCTTCGCTCAGGGGGATAACATCCATTACCGGGAAAACAGTATCTCTCCTGCCTCCCCAGAATGTCAAATGGGAGACTTTGATAATGTCTCCTTCACGATGTAGGTACATCGCTCCAATCATTCGCCTTAGGAAGAAGCTCATGGCATAAAGCATGAAGAGGGCAAAGGTTGCGATACCAACAGAGAACTGAAGCTGCCATGTCATCAACACACCTGCATCATGGTAGTAATAGATAGGAGGGATGAGAGCTAGTGTTAATCCAGTCTGGACTATCTTGATCCTTGATAGTATCTTCAGCTGAACAATGGATGGAAGACGGTAGAATGCTTTGAATTCTGGATCCTCTTCATCACCTGAAACCATGTCACTTACTTTGCTGGTTACTCCTCTTGAAGTACTTAGGAGTCGCTGCTGGACAAGACAAACTATACTCCTTGAGCGAAGAGGACTCCTGCCAAAGTGTGTGGTTAGAAAATGTTCTTGCATTTTTGATGCAATGTTCCTTGTTGAAAGCACAGATGATGCTTTCCATACTTTATTCCTGATGAAACTCTTTGTAGATAGATTAAGAATTGGACACACTGCTCTTTGCCCTTGGCAAAGTTTCATTAGAACCTGCATTGTCATATCCCTGACTTGAAGAAAATGTTCACATCAAATAATGGGTCCTGCCTGCAATAGCAAAATAAgagatatga encodes:
- the LOC121416271 gene encoding transmembrane protein 186-like; translation: MTMQVLMKLCQGQRAVCPILNLSTKSFIRNKVWKASSVLSTRNIASKMQEHFLTTHFGRSPLRSRSIVCLVQQRLLSTSRGVTSKVSDMVSGDEEDPEFKAFYRLPSIVQLKILSRIKIVQTGLTLALIPPIYYYHDAGVLMTWQLQFSVGIATFALFMLYAMSFFLRRMIGAMYLHREGDIIKVSHLTFWGGRRDTVFPVMDVIPLSEGSNRADDVLLKLERYSTKDILYFTLPFGRVINVEAFESVFGQP